Proteins from one Monodelphis domestica isolate mMonDom1 chromosome 6, mMonDom1.pri, whole genome shotgun sequence genomic window:
- the LOC100011389 gene encoding adenylate kinase isoenzyme 6-like, with protein MRLPNILLTGTPGVGKTTLGKELASRTGLKYVNVGDLAQEGQLYDGFDEEYEYPILDEARVADELENKMKEGGVIVDYHGCDFFPEQWFHVVFVLQTDNSVLYTRLEKRHYSVKKLQHNVQCEIFQILYEEAMASYKPEIVHWLPSNVPEELKSNLDQVIKWIEEWIKDNN; from the coding sequence ATGAGGCTGCCCAACATCCTGCTTACGGGTACACCAGGGGTTGGAAAGACCACACTCGGTAAAGAACTTGCATCAAGAACGGGACTGAAATACGTTAATGTGGGAGATTTAGCACAAGAAGGACAGTTATATGATGGCTTTGATGAAGAATACGAATATCCCATTTTGGATGAAGCCAGAGTAGCTGATgagttagaaaataaaatgaaagaaggtgGAGTTATCGTGGATTACCATGGCTGTGACTTCTTCCCCGAACAATGGTTTCATGTAGTTTTTGTACTTCAAACAGATAATTCTGTATTATATACAAGACTTGAAAAGAGGCACTACAGTGTAAAGAAACTACAGCACAATGTTCAGTGTGAAATTTTCCAAATTCTTTATGAAGAAGCCATGGCCTCCTACAAGCCTGAAATAGTACACTGGCTGCCCAGCAATGTACCAGAAGAACTAAAGAGTAATTTAGATCAGGTAATTAAATGGATTGAGGAGTGGATAAAAGATAATAATTGA